Below is a window of Pocillopora verrucosa isolate sample1 chromosome 6, ASM3666991v2, whole genome shotgun sequence DNA.
ATCAggagaagaaagataaaatagtTCACTTTCTTCCGGACTTCCAACACTTCCCTTGACATACTCCAAATACAGGTCTACTGCAACAGTGTATTCTGCGGCCTTAGTAGTGTTGTATTCAGAAGAAAGATCGAACTTTGATGAGACGGTTTCTCCAGGAGCAATGGTCAAGAAATCGCTCGCAGCTGGATCTTCACGCTTCATTCTGATACCTTGTGGACTCAGCTCTTCCCCGTCTCGGCTGACAGTTAGACCGTCCAGGGCTAAGTCGTTCAGCGGTGTATTCCATTTTAGCACCGAATATGCGCTTTCACCGTTGTTTGCCAGGTTGAAGTCGCACATAACTTCGTCTGTAGTTTTGTAAGAGGAAAGACACTCGATGGAAGCAGAAAATAGTCTGAACAAAgacaaataattattaatataagttgagttttcaaaatattgaaagATAGTTTTCAAACGGTTGAGTTCCCCTTGGGAATCTTAACAAGCTGGTATTGGTAGATTTTTCAGacattttttaagaaagaagaCAACACGTTATATTTTTAAGTCACGTTTCAACACTTCTATTGTCATCCTCGGTTTTTTAACGCAGAGTAAAACGTTGCAATTTTAATGTTAAACAGAACACTAATTTGTTATAACCTCAAAAGGACAAAGTAATGCTAAGAAGATAGCTAATGATTTAATTTAATGTGTGTTGCGTGAGGGAAATACCAATTGTTTACGCAAAAATAAAAGGGATTAGAGCTGACGCACATTACAGCCCTATCGGGATAGAATCTTTCATGACAAACACATTACCGATTTCGAAAGATCAAAATGCTTCTTAATGTCTAAGCTAATAGAATTTTGATGATACGACTCTCAGCTCATACCTTTCCCATAAGAGGtgaattgttttatttcctaACTTCATTTACCACTTACATATTTATTCTATATTTTCACTTACTGCACATCCCGTGCATCCTCTGCTTTCAAATGTGCTGCTGATGCAGCCACAAGAGTTGACCAGAGTAAAAGCTTTGCAGTCATCAGGATTTTCATCTAAAACAATAGGTATATTATGAAGATTAAATGAGCAGATTGTCAATGTTACGAACACTGAAATAAGGgcacttttctttacataacgACATTAAAACGCCGTTGCCTAGAAAAGCATAATTTAACAAGGATTTTTTTAGGAGACGAGTCAAAAATTTGGTTTGGACCACTGAGCCACTAAGGATGCAAAAATTCTGTGGAAGAAAACAGCATGCAAGATCAATATGTTTACTGGTTATCGCAGTGAAGTGGGCACTATAGTTCATGAGCTGACACACACCATCATTCATACTGCTGACTATTATTACGGCCGTAGGAGGATAAAAAATCCCGGTAAATGGATTCCTGAACGCGCTGCCTTAAATGGTGCTAATTATGCGCATTTTGTGGAAAGTTTAACCAAGTAATGCATTCTTTTCTGATCATTTGACAAGGTTCGAATATTGTTTAAAAGAGGTACAATAATGGTCAAGAATTAAATTTCAGCCGGAGATTTAACAATTGAGCTAGGTAACGAAAAGGGTAAGTATTGGCTTCAATTTGAATCAGTATTTACAAAGATGTAAAGGCTTTTCCTGTAGGAAAGCGAATAAAAGATGTTTGCGTTAAAACGATAACGTTTCAGTTTTTTCATCCGTTTCATGGGCAGATGTCTAAGCCAGGTAAccaaatatcaaaatatattCTTCCTCTAAGTTACCGCGCTTCTGGTTTGTTATCTTCAAGTGAGAGAAAAGGGAGACTAGAAATCTTCCGAAATAATTTGCAAACATACTGTAACACACGGAAAGAAGCCAGCAAAACTTCAGGTTACGAAGGGATTCGAACCCAACCTTTTAGATTCTAGTTGGGTGCTGATGGAGGATACAATTTTCTATCAAAGAAACGATCTTCGCTTTCCTTTTCATTGATCTCTATGAGGTTAAAAGATAACAATGAAACGCACAAATGAAGTTTTTTGGCTCTTAACTTTTAAGTAGGTAACAGAAGTTTTGACCAAGATACTTGTGTTCCAAAGCTATCCTTTCTGTTGCAAATGACTGCAATTTACCATACAATTTGATTTTGGATCATGAATTTATGCATCGAGCACCTTTATCATTATTAACTtaccttctcttttttttccttcgcttTAAAAGAACTCCAGTTGTAGCTGAATGATTGTTCAACCGTCGAAGCTAAGAGTCAGCTTTGAATCACCGCTCCCATTAAAATAATGGTTATTCATCTATTTCTAAGACACAAACGAATTCTTCTCCGCATAGAGATAATTTGAAGTCCAGTAGGTATGCTTATTAAAGGTTATTGCTTCCAAAGGAGATATTTACCCTGGCTTTGACATATCATTAGGGCGGCATTTTTGCTTTTGCAAACTTCCCGTTGTTCTCGAACGTTGCAatttaaacaatgtttttagaaattttctttcatttggaCCTAATTAGACATCATTCTTCTAGAATGAAGATCTTTATTTAACGGAATCTTCCCACAATATTTCTCAAGTTGTTTGGCAATCCATGAACTAAGTTAGAattgtatttttactttttgaagAAACTATCAGTGAATTCATGGTAAGCTCTTTTCCCAGTAATTacttaacaaaacaaatgacTAAAGCACGACTTTGATAAATAGCGTTTCATTAAGGCCAATTTAGtacaaattttcatgtaaagTTTATGTTAACAACGATTTCTTTCTAGAAGTCGCCAAGTGAGAAATCAAAAATTCCGAGTTAACGGAGCATCTTTGTTGTTGGAGAGAGTAGTGAAAAATTTCATAACCtggaaataataattaaaaaaaaagccgaTCTAATTGGCTTTTCGGGCACTGTGAACAATCGGCCCGGAAAGATGAATAACCAGCCGGGGGACATCtgaaaaatgttattaaaaTCTGATATTCTAATAGATACCGTATGGTTGTCACGCGAAATAAAGAATGTTTGTAAAACGTACTGTTTTACTCCTTTTTCATCGTCTATCAAGTGTATAGTACACATTTGCAAGAGGTATCTTTAAGCATTACACGTCTCGCACAGATAAACAGGTGAGGCCATCTTTCCTACAGTTACTTCTAGGGATGATGGATCATGAGCCATATAGGCGGCAACGAGTTGGTAAACAGCTCTAGCCTGGCTTGATAGAGTTATCTTAAGAACTGACTAAGATCTGTGGTTAGAATGAACGGCCGTTTGCGAAATATAACTGGTAACTGGATACTCTGAAAAACAAGTAAAGGTTCGGAATACTCTGAGGTCGAACCAAAACTTTTGATTAACTGCAGCGGCGTGTATCGGTGTGACGTTAACAAAGGGCAATAAAATACGAGCATGATCAGCCTTCACAAAACTATGCAGTTTCTCTTAAAAAAAGAtcagagaaaattttgaaaatagacGTTTACTATAAATACTCTGAacgtttagaaaaaaaaatcgtattgAACAACTAAACCTCAACGAAGGAAAGTAAAGAATCCAATTGTTGTACTCGAGGATCATTCTGCTGCTTCCAATCTATCACGGTATAAAAATCCACCCAAGGCCCTGAAAGAAGCTTTTATTAGAGAGGGTGATTTTAAGTATGTCAGCTCGCAAAGCTTCTCCCCTTCAACTAAGAGTAGAGAGTATTTCAAAACGCTCCCTCCCCATTCAATAACGATACAAGAAAGAGATTTGGCAGGTTGGCTTGAGTGTTGTTAAAAACGCTCTTACAAAAGCTTAGAAagatctgttttattttcagagcCGATGATGAAACTTCTGTGGTTGTTTATCATACTAAAGATGGTGGATGGAGGACAAATGGTGGAATTTGATACTTCCGATACCACGTAAGTGGTgagcttttttttctacaaatagATATTGTGAATCGTGATCATTTGAATCAGCCTGATGCAAGACCCATGCAAGGttgcaataataataaatttgaaaggcAGAGCTTTCCATTATAAAACAGCAACGTTGGACGTTAACAGATTTAGAATCTTGATAATTAAATACAAGCAGAGTTTGGACTGTTAAGTTATGTTATGGAACCATTATACTACACCCTTAGTAGTTATGTAAGTAGATCAGTCAGCTAAAAC
It encodes the following:
- the LOC131798247 gene encoding extracellular protease-like; translated protein: MKILMTAKLLLWSTLVAASAAHLKAEDARDVQLFSASIECLSSYKTTDEVMCDFNLANNGESAYSVLKWNTPLNDLALDGLTVSRDGEELSPQGIRMKREDPAASDFLTIAPGETVSSKFDLSSEYNTTKAAEYTVAVDLYLEYVKGSVGSPEESELFYLSSPDVSFQVA